The stretch of DNA CTCTCTAAAGATTTTGGAATATCGTAATGAATAACAAATCGTACATCGGGTTTATCGATTCCCATCCCAAAAGCAATGGTCGCCACCACAACATCTACATCTTCCATAAGGAACATATCTTGGTGTTTACTTCTTGTTTTAGCATCTAAACCAGCATGGTACGGGATCGCCTTTATTCCGTTTACTTGAAGAAGTTGTGTTAATTCTTCAACTTTTTTTCGACTAAGACAGTACACGACTCCTGATTTTCCTTGTCTTTTTTTGATGAATTTTACAATTTCTTTGTCTTGATTAATTTTCGGACGAACTTCATAAAAAAGATTGGGACGATTGAACGAGTCTTTGAAAACCCTAGCATCTTGCATGCCCAATGTTTTTTGGATATCTTCTTGTACTTTTGGTGTTGCTGTAGCAGTGAGTGCTATAATAGGAGCATTCCCTATTTTTTGGATAATGGACTTTAGATTTCGGTATTCTGGACGAAAATCATGACCCCATTCTGATATACAATGAGCCTCGTCTATAGCGAAAAAAGAAATTTTTACCGTTTTGAAAAAATCGATATACTCTTCTTTGGTTAATGACTCTGGTGCTACATACAACATTTTTGTTTTACCTGCTCGAATATCGTCCATCACAATTTTTGTTTCGGATTTGTTGAGCGACGAATTTAATACATGAGCTACTTCATTGGTCGATATGCCACGTAACGCATCTACTTGATTTTTCATCAATGCAATTAGTGGCGATACTATAATGGCCACCCCTTCCGACATCAAGGCTGGCAATTGATAACACATAGATTTTCCTCCGCCAGTTGGCATCAGTACAAAAACATCTTGGTTATTCAAAAGCGTTTTAATAATTTCTTCTTGTTGCCCCTTAAATTGATCATACCCAAAGTATTTCTTAAGGTAGCTAGATAAATCTTTTGTATGCGTCTCCATCATTCCTATCAATTCAATTTTATCAAAATACTATAAAATTTTTCTTATAATAAACCCTATATTTGGAGGCGAATTCAGTAAAACTTAAATCCTATAACTTCCAATCATATAAGGAATTTAAATATACGGATTTTTTAGGAGCTGACAATACATTTCATTTTGGAAGAAAAAAATTTAACATTCATAGCTAAAGAGGTTTTTTTAGAAGAAGCCAAAGAAATTGAACTAATTGCCAATCGTTTGAGCGATTCTTTCAGCCAAGCTGTTCGAGAAATTTTTAACACAAACGGGAAACTTGTCGTATGCGGAATTGGGAAAAGTGCCCATATTGCAAACAAAATTGTCGCAACCCTAAACTCTACTGGTACCCCTTCTCAGTTTCTCCATGCTGCAGAAGCCATCCATGGTGATTTGGGATTGCTACAAAAAGAAGACGTTTGCTTATGTATCTCTAACAGTGGGAACACACCCGAAATAAAACTTCTTTCTCCTATCCTAAAAAATAGAGCAAAATCGCTAATCGCCATTACAGGCAACACAGAATCCGTCTTGGCAAAAACCGCTGATTATGTACTTGATGCATCCGTAAGCAAAGAAAGTGGACGCCTAAACCTAGCGCCTACAAGCAGCACAACTGCCCAACTTGTAATGGGCGATGCAATTGCAGTAGCTTTGATGGAACTTCGAAAGTTCGAAAAACAAGACTTCGCAAAATACCACCCAGGAGGGGCTTTAGGAAAAAGGCTCTTATGGCGTGTTGATAATATTGTAGATACAAGTAAAAAACCTCAAGTATCGGCAGACGCTCCGATGACAGAAGTAATTGATTCGATGACTACTGGCAAAATGGGAATTACTACCATTACCGATAAAGACAACAAAGTCCTGGGAGTTATCACCGATGGAGATTTACGTAGAATGCTTATCGAGCATCCCAACTTTCAGCATCTAAAAGCAAAGGATATTGCTACGATGCATCCTAAAAAAATAAATAAAACTGCCTTAGCTGCTACTGCCTTAGACCTTATCAGAAACAACAGTATTGGGCAAATAATTGTGGTCGACGATACCGATAAGTATTATGGAGTTTTGGATATCCATTCGATATTAGCAGAAGGAATAGAATAATGACAAAGAAAAAACAATACACAGCCGACATGTCTTTTTTGGCGCACGTAGGCGAATTAAGAGGTCATCTTGTACGATCTTGTATAGCACTGATTTTGGCATCTATTTTTGTAGCTTTTTTTTGGGATTTCATTGTCAATGATATTATCATGGCACCCTTGAAATCGAACTTTGCTACCTTTAGATTTTTCAACTATTTAGGTGAAACATCAGGAATAGGAAAATTATATACATCCGAATTCGATATTTCTAAAGACTTAACAAACCTCGACCCATCGGGTCAAATTACTTCGCAAATTATGGCAATTCTAGTTTGCGGGTTGATTGTTGCCATTCCATATATCATTTGGGAAATTTGGCGATTCGTGAAACCAGGCCTCAATGAGAATGAAAGAAAAAGTGCCACAAGCACTGTCTTTGCGATAACCTTGTTTTTCTTGTCTGGTATATTGTTTAGCTATTATATGCTTCTTCCACTTTCTACACAATTCTTATTTTCTTACGATCCGTTCAACGTTGGCAACACCTGGACTTTACCAAAATACATCAGCTTGTTTGTACAAACCTTATTATCGATGGGGGTAATTTTCCTCCTACCAGTATTTGTTTATTTTTTTACTTCGATAGGATTGTTGACCCCAACTTTCTTAAAAACTTATCGAAAACATGCATTTGTAGTAGTTTTGGTTATTGCTGCGGCGATTACACCGAACGACATATTGAGCATGATTGTAGCCTCGATCCCTCTTTGGTTTTTATACGAATTAAGTGTAGTTGTTGCAAATAATGTATACACAAAGCAACTCAGAAAACAAGAAAAAAGTTTAACAAAGAATTAATTTACTATGCTTGCATAGTAAAATGTTTTTTGTAAATTAGCAAATAGAAATTATTAAGACAATTTTTTAAAAACAAAAAATCATAAATCGATGAAGATATTAGTTTGTATTAGTAGCGTTCCAGACACTACCGCAAAGATAAACTTCACTTCTGATGGGAAGGAGTTTGATAAAAACGGCGTGCAATTTGTAATCAACCCGCATGACGAATTTAGTTTAACCCGTGCCGTTGAATTGCAAGAAAAACAAGGGGCAACAGTGACAATCCTTACGGTAGGTGATGCAAGTGTAGAGCCTGTGATGCGCAAGGCTTTAGCCATTGGTGCAAATGACGGAATCCGTATAGATGCTGATGCGAAAGACGATTTCTTTGTAGCTACCCAAATTGCAAAAGCTGCTAAAGAAGGTGGATATGACTTGATTTTGACTGGGAAAGAATCTATAGATTACAACGGAGGTGCTGTTCCTGGTCTAGTAGCCGGAATGTTGGACTACGGTTTTGTAAACGGATGTATCGGACTAGAAGTTGAGGGCACTACTGCCAAAGTAGTTCGTGAAATCGACGGTGGGAAAGAAAAAGCGAGCGTCGCTCTACCTGCTGTAATCGCTGGACAAAAAGGAATGGTTGAAGAAAGTGCTCTTCGAATCCCGAACATGAGAGGTATTATGCAAGCAAGATCGAAACAAATCACAGTTGTTGCTGCAGAACCAACCGAAACCAAAGTAACGGTTGTTGGTTATGAAAAACCAGCTTCTCGTGGTACTGTAACTTTAGTAGACAAAGATAATGTTGCCGAATTGGTACGTTTGTTACATGAAGAAGCTAAAGTAATTTAATTCACCCTATTTATCAATTTCAAAATAAAAGAACATGCCAATATTTGTTTTCGCAGAAACCCATGATGGACACTATAAAAAAGCAGCATTAGAAGCCGTTTCATACGCCAAATCTATAGCCGACTTAGCAGGTAACACGGTAACAGCTGTTGCTTTTAACGCTACAGAATCATCGGATAAACTATATGCTCACGGTGCACAGAAAGTTGTAAAAGTTGACAACGACACACTCAAAAACTTCGATCCAAGCCTTTACGCAAAAGCCTTGGCAGAAGTAGCAAACGGAGCCGATACTTTTGTATTAGCTTCTACAAACGACTCTTCTTCTGTAGCTCCTATACTAGCACTCAAATTAAACGCTTCTTTGGTGACCAATGTAGAAAAAGCTCCTACTTCGGTTACTCCTTTCACAGTTCAAAGAAAAGCTTTCTCAGGGAAAGGAATCGAAACAGTAGCAGTAGAAGGTGCCAAAGTAATCACTGTATTACAAAACTCTTTCGGGGTTAAAGATAACGCAGTTAGCGGCACAGAAGAAACAGGAAATGTAACAGTAAATGCAGCCGATGCAAAAATTACAATAGAAAGTGTAGAACAAGCATCTTCTGAAAAAATAGACCTTTACGAAGCCGAAACCGTAGTTTCTGCTGGTCGTGGACTTAAAGGCCCAGAAAATTGGGGAATGATCGAAGAACTAGCGAACATTTTAGGTGCTGCAACCGCTTCATCTAAGCCAGTTGCGGACATAGGTTGGAGACCTCACTCAGAACACGTAGGACAAACCGGGAAAGCCATTGCACCAAATTTATACATAGCAATCGGAATCTCAGGAGCCATCCAACATTTAGCAGGAGTAAATGGATCGAAAACAATTGTTGTAATCAATAACGATCCAGAAGCACCATTCTTCAAAGCTGCTGACTATGGTATTGTAGGAGATGCCTTTGAAGTGGTACCAAAACTTATCGAAGAAGTTAAAAAACTAAAAGGAGTAAATTAATATTTACCTATAGTAATCTTATCCGAATTGACCGAAAAGTTGATTCGGATTTTTTTATTTTTTTCAATAATTCATAAGATTTTGTTAGTTTTACCATCCAATGGATAATTTAGTTAAACTCAATATTAAAGGAATCTCTTATAGCCAAACACAAACAGGAGCTTATGCTCTTATTTTGGAAGAAGAATTCGGAGGACGTAAACTCCCTATCATCATCGGAAGTTTTGAGGCTCAATCTATTGCATTAGCTTTAGAAAAAGACATTGCACCGCCAAGACCACTCACACATGATCTTTTTGTGAGCTTGGGAGAACAATTCAAGTTTTCTGTAAAATCGGTTTATATCTATAAATTAGAAGATGGCGTATTTTATTCGAAAATAGTTTTTATAGATTTCACAGGACAAATAGCCGAAATCGACTCACGCACCTCAGACGCCATTGCTATTGCTATTCGTTTCTTTGCCCCTATTTATGCCTACCAAGACGTTGTAGAAAAAGCAGGGATCCATTTAGAAGTTATCCAAGAAGAACAAGATAGCATCAACCAAGCTATGCAAAAAATAGAAGAGGAAGTAAAAGCAATGAATGATTTATCCGACTATTCAGAATGGACAACTGAAGAATTAGAAGAAGAAATGAAAAAAGCAGTAATGGAAGAAAATTACGAACTTGCTGCTCAACTTCGAGACGAACTCGACAAACGTACAAACTAAAACACACATTTTATTTTATATGTCTATAAAATTAAGACTAACAATCATGAATTTCCTAGAATTTGCAGTGTGGGGAGCATACCTCACCTCTATGGGAAATTATTTGGGATCTGTAGGCTTAGGCTCGAAAATTGGGCTATTCTACGCAATGCAAGGAATCGTTTCTATCTTCATGCCTGCAATTATGGGAATTATTGCCGACAGATGGATACCTGTTCAGCGGCTTTTAGGCCTCAACCATCTCTTGGCTGCTATCTTTATCATTGCAGCAGGATATTATGGCCATATCGCCGGTGAAACTGTAGATTTTGCCACCATCTTCACGCTCTACTCATTTAGTGTTGCCTTCTTTATGCCGAACATTGCACTCTCCAATTCAACAGCATACAGTATTTTAAAACAAAACAAGCTTAACACCATAAAAGCCTTTCCACCAATCAGAACCTTTGGTACAGTAGGGTTTATTTGTGCAATGTTGTTTGTTAATTTTATCGGATTTGATAATGGACGTTTAGGCTTTAATTTTTCGAGTGATCCAAACTTTATCAGTTTCCAATCTAATTATTATCAATTTTATGTTTCGGGTATAATAGGTATAATATTATTTCTCTATAGTTTCACCTTACCGAACTGCCCAATCAGTGAAAAAACAGAAAAACAATCCTTTTCGGATGCGTTCGGTTTCAAAGCCTTCGCCTTATTCAGAGATAAAAA from Weeksella virosa DSM 16922 encodes:
- a CDS encoding KpsF/GutQ family sugar-phosphate isomerase → MEEKNLTFIAKEVFLEEAKEIELIANRLSDSFSQAVREIFNTNGKLVVCGIGKSAHIANKIVATLNSTGTPSQFLHAAEAIHGDLGLLQKEDVCLCISNSGNTPEIKLLSPILKNRAKSLIAITGNTESVLAKTADYVLDASVSKESGRLNLAPTSSTTAQLVMGDAIAVALMELRKFEKQDFAKYHPGGALGKRLLWRVDNIVDTSKKPQVSADAPMTEVIDSMTTGKMGITTITDKDNKVLGVITDGDLRRMLIEHPNFQHLKAKDIATMHPKKINKTALAATALDLIRNNSIGQIIVVDDTDKYYGVLDIHSILAEGIE
- the tatC gene encoding twin-arginine translocase subunit TatC gives rise to the protein MTKKKQYTADMSFLAHVGELRGHLVRSCIALILASIFVAFFWDFIVNDIIMAPLKSNFATFRFFNYLGETSGIGKLYTSEFDISKDLTNLDPSGQITSQIMAILVCGLIVAIPYIIWEIWRFVKPGLNENERKSATSTVFAITLFFLSGILFSYYMLLPLSTQFLFSYDPFNVGNTWTLPKYISLFVQTLLSMGVIFLLPVFVYFFTSIGLLTPTFLKTYRKHAFVVVLVIAAAITPNDILSMIVASIPLWFLYELSVVVANNVYTKQLRKQEKSLTKN
- a CDS encoding electron transfer flavoprotein subunit beta/FixA family protein, which translates into the protein MKILVCISSVPDTTAKINFTSDGKEFDKNGVQFVINPHDEFSLTRAVELQEKQGATVTILTVGDASVEPVMRKALAIGANDGIRIDADAKDDFFVATQIAKAAKEGGYDLILTGKESIDYNGGAVPGLVAGMLDYGFVNGCIGLEVEGTTAKVVREIDGGKEKASVALPAVIAGQKGMVEESALRIPNMRGIMQARSKQITVVAAEPTETKVTVVGYEKPASRGTVTLVDKDNVAELVRLLHEEAKVI
- a CDS encoding electron transfer flavoprotein subunit alpha/FixB family protein, with translation MPIFVFAETHDGHYKKAALEAVSYAKSIADLAGNTVTAVAFNATESSDKLYAHGAQKVVKVDNDTLKNFDPSLYAKALAEVANGADTFVLASTNDSSSVAPILALKLNASLVTNVEKAPTSVTPFTVQRKAFSGKGIETVAVEGAKVITVLQNSFGVKDNAVSGTEETGNVTVNAADAKITIESVEQASSEKIDLYEAETVVSAGRGLKGPENWGMIEELANILGAATASSKPVADIGWRPHSEHVGQTGKAIAPNLYIAIGISGAIQHLAGVNGSKTIVVINNDPEAPFFKAADYGIVGDAFEVVPKLIEEVKKLKGVN
- a CDS encoding bifunctional nuclease family protein, which translates into the protein MDNLVKLNIKGISYSQTQTGAYALILEEEFGGRKLPIIIGSFEAQSIALALEKDIAPPRPLTHDLFVSLGEQFKFSVKSVYIYKLEDGVFYSKIVFIDFTGQIAEIDSRTSDAIAIAIRFFAPIYAYQDVVEKAGIHLEVIQEEQDSINQAMQKIEEEVKAMNDLSDYSEWTTEELEEEMKKAVMEENYELAAQLRDELDKRTN
- a CDS encoding MFS transporter, whose product is MSIKLRLTIMNFLEFAVWGAYLTSMGNYLGSVGLGSKIGLFYAMQGIVSIFMPAIMGIIADRWIPVQRLLGLNHLLAAIFIIAAGYYGHIAGETVDFATIFTLYSFSVAFFMPNIALSNSTAYSILKQNKLNTIKAFPPIRTFGTVGFICAMLFVNFIGFDNGRLGFNFSSDPNFISFQSNYYQFYVSGIIGIILFLYSFTLPNCPISEKTEKQSFSDAFGFKAFALFRDKKMAIFFIFSMLLGVSLQITNGYANPFITSFKSIPEYANTWGANNANALISLSQISETLCILLIPFVLRKFGIKIVMLMAMVGWVLRFGLFGLGDPGSGVWMFILSMIVYGIAFDFFNVSGSLYVDNETDEKIRSSAQGVFMMMTNGFGATIGMLAAQYVVNHYVYNQTDLLAQLHGWQMSWFIFAGYALIVTILFAIIFKHKHDPKEVEKIIR